A region of Solanum dulcamara chromosome 7, daSolDulc1.2, whole genome shotgun sequence DNA encodes the following proteins:
- the LOC129895983 gene encoding homeobox-leucine zipper protein ATHB-40-like isoform X4, which translates to MTSSKVDEQMELISQFYPQIYSQLAQEQVSSEETMVKPRRRRKKKKSEGSSNTSGVVMRKRKLLSEEQVNLLERSFGDQHKLETERKAKLASELGLDPHQVAVWFQNRRARWKNKKLEEEYSKLKTQHEDTIIEKYRLETEVHLWF; encoded by the exons ATGACAAGCAGCAAGGTTGATGAGCAAATGGAACTCATCTCTCAGTTCTATCCTCAAATTTACTCCCAACTAGCACAAGAACAAG TCTCTTCAGAAGAGACAATGGTGAAACCGCggagaagaaggaagaagaagaaaagtgaaggAAGCAGCAACACTAGTGGAGTAGTGATGAGGAAGAGGAAGTTGCTTAGTGAAGAACAAGTTAATCTTCTTGAACGAAGTTTCGGGGACCAACACAAGCTGGAGACGGAGAGGAAGGCTAAGCTCGCTTCTGAGCTTGGCCTTGATCCTCACCAAGTCGCGGTGTGGTTTCAAAACAGGAGGGCTAGATGGAAGAACAAGAAACTCGAGGAAGAATACTCCAAGTTAAAGACTCAACATGAGGATACCATCATTGAGAAATATCGTCTTGAAACTGAGGTCCATTTGtg GTTTTGA
- the LOC129895983 gene encoding homeobox-leucine zipper protein ATHB-40-like isoform X3, translating into MTSSKVDEQMELISQFYPQIYSQLAQEQVSSEETMVKPRRRRKKKKSEGSSNTSGVVMRKRKLLSEEQVNLLERSFGDQHKLETERKAKLASELGLDPHQVAVWFQNRRARWKNKKLEEEYSKLKTQHEDTIIEKYRLETEVLFRFGRETISRKSEVYIFLAGFEDERATV; encoded by the exons ATGACAAGCAGCAAGGTTGATGAGCAAATGGAACTCATCTCTCAGTTCTATCCTCAAATTTACTCCCAACTAGCACAAGAACAAG TCTCTTCAGAAGAGACAATGGTGAAACCGCggagaagaaggaagaagaagaaaagtgaaggAAGCAGCAACACTAGTGGAGTAGTGATGAGGAAGAGGAAGTTGCTTAGTGAAGAACAAGTTAATCTTCTTGAACGAAGTTTCGGGGACCAACACAAGCTGGAGACGGAGAGGAAGGCTAAGCTCGCTTCTGAGCTTGGCCTTGATCCTCACCAAGTCGCGGTGTGGTTTCAAAACAGGAGGGCTAGATGGAAGAACAAGAAACTCGAGGAAGAATACTCCAAGTTAAAGACTCAACATGAGGATACCATCATTGAGAAATATCGTCTTGAAACTGAG GTATTGTTCCGGTTCGGAAGAGAAACTATCAGTCGGAAGTCTGAAGTGTACATTTTCCTTGCAGGTTTTGAAGATGAAAGAGCAACTGTGTGA
- the LOC129895983 gene encoding homeobox-leucine zipper protein ATHB-40-like isoform X2: protein MTSSKVDEQMELISQFYPQIYSQLAQEQEETMVKPRRRRKKKKSEGSSNTSGVVMRKRKLLSEEQVNLLERSFGDQHKLETERKAKLASELGLDPHQVAVWFQNRRARWKNKKLEEEYSKLKTQHEDTIIEKYRLETEVLKMKEQLCEAEKEIQRLLLERKCDISRNNSPTSSIFSMEQPHFLGEFGMEGILMDDNMFFVADYQSTYMTLWDN from the exons ATGACAAGCAGCAAGGTTGATGAGCAAATGGAACTCATCTCTCAGTTCTATCCTCAAATTTACTCCCAACTAGCACAAGAACAAG AAGAGACAATGGTGAAACCGCggagaagaaggaagaagaagaaaagtgaaggAAGCAGCAACACTAGTGGAGTAGTGATGAGGAAGAGGAAGTTGCTTAGTGAAGAACAAGTTAATCTTCTTGAACGAAGTTTCGGGGACCAACACAAGCTGGAGACGGAGAGGAAGGCTAAGCTCGCTTCTGAGCTTGGCCTTGATCCTCACCAAGTCGCGGTGTGGTTTCAAAACAGGAGGGCTAGATGGAAGAACAAGAAACTCGAGGAAGAATACTCCAAGTTAAAGACTCAACATGAGGATACCATCATTGAGAAATATCGTCTTGAAACTGAG GTTTTGAAGATGAAAGAGCAACTGTGTGAAGCAGAAAAGGAGATACAGAGGCTATTATTGGAACGTAAATGTGATATTTCAAGGAATAATAGCCCAACTTCATCAATATTCTCAATGGAACAACCACATTTTCTTGGGGAGTTTGGAATGGAGGGGATATTAATGGATGATAATATGTTCTTTGTTGCTGATTATCAAAGCACTTATATGACTCTTTGGGATAATTAG
- the LOC129895983 gene encoding homeobox-leucine zipper protein ATHB-40-like isoform X1, with protein sequence MTSSKVDEQMELISQFYPQIYSQLAQEQVSSEETMVKPRRRRKKKKSEGSSNTSGVVMRKRKLLSEEQVNLLERSFGDQHKLETERKAKLASELGLDPHQVAVWFQNRRARWKNKKLEEEYSKLKTQHEDTIIEKYRLETEVLKMKEQLCEAEKEIQRLLLERKCDISRNNSPTSSIFSMEQPHFLGEFGMEGILMDDNMFFVADYQSTYMTLWDN encoded by the exons ATGACAAGCAGCAAGGTTGATGAGCAAATGGAACTCATCTCTCAGTTCTATCCTCAAATTTACTCCCAACTAGCACAAGAACAAG TCTCTTCAGAAGAGACAATGGTGAAACCGCggagaagaaggaagaagaagaaaagtgaaggAAGCAGCAACACTAGTGGAGTAGTGATGAGGAAGAGGAAGTTGCTTAGTGAAGAACAAGTTAATCTTCTTGAACGAAGTTTCGGGGACCAACACAAGCTGGAGACGGAGAGGAAGGCTAAGCTCGCTTCTGAGCTTGGCCTTGATCCTCACCAAGTCGCGGTGTGGTTTCAAAACAGGAGGGCTAGATGGAAGAACAAGAAACTCGAGGAAGAATACTCCAAGTTAAAGACTCAACATGAGGATACCATCATTGAGAAATATCGTCTTGAAACTGAG GTTTTGAAGATGAAAGAGCAACTGTGTGAAGCAGAAAAGGAGATACAGAGGCTATTATTGGAACGTAAATGTGATATTTCAAGGAATAATAGCCCAACTTCATCAATATTCTCAATGGAACAACCACATTTTCTTGGGGAGTTTGGAATGGAGGGGATATTAATGGATGATAATATGTTCTTTGTTGCTGATTATCAAAGCACTTATATGACTCTTTGGGATAATTAG